One genomic window of Pungitius pungitius chromosome 11, fPunPun2.1, whole genome shotgun sequence includes the following:
- the LOC119197668 gene encoding IgGFc-binding protein, with amino-acid sequence MEIKPLCLAVCAVLLAVCHGCSTGKEFITTFLPNARSDGQNDHSLHVVLTALGSEADVHIQVASIAFNKQLTLSPGESRWVSLPSGSELQSEFVNANSAVRISSSTAISVVSFNRRIATGDGAVVSPTKELGTDYFVFTPPAHSNGMDSVFAIVNGNNQNQITIIPDANVRLTGGTRWQRGTAVTIVLAPYASYLVRSRNSLTGTQIRSQQPVAVLAGHQCLSLGGRCEHVYEQLPTVASLGMEYIVPRASNGRATNFAVIVAVEDNTVVTLQRSLHSSKQRLQTAGVVTIIKLLSTESLVVKSDKKVMVLLLSNNRPFDPFLITLTPTDKFATGWAVETMGGLPSTVVILSEKEGAGSVKVCVKEGQCHSPKWQNLLSDKKWVWSNVAVGTLQSHVTVEGDTRMAVYAYGGKHRHAYGIAGVCSEETLLPPTPTDPCEQVKCGKKESCVKGKCVYVSTATCHAVGDPHYLTFDGRRFNFQGTCSYVMTTVVKTTSDLLPFTVTTTNNHRGNTRVAFVRSVTVSVQKQTIVIGSQRGQVQVNGELQYLPVSLMDGKVSIKQSGIYASLTTDFGLSVKYDWNMQLYITVPSSYYQHLGGLCGNYNGDRSDDLPEPKGSSVSAVLSMIQKWKTNTSDLFCHDNCAGDCPECSDKQQAHFTRPNFCGILTKTDGPFSACHDKVDPSMYLDNCVYDVCVNKGAKQILCDNVKSYADACMSEDVKVNPQWRMITKCLLSCPKGSHYEACGSPCPASCVSPDSEKLCKGPCVEGCRCDKGLVLSGDRCVPLSSCGCQYEGRYYPAASTFWGDNTCTTKCICLGGKAKCKPATCKKTEHCALEGGVRDCYPTSYATCQGSGDPHYQSFDGRRFNFQGTCTYILSQVTKGLDQDLEPFQVLVQNENRGRNKAVAFTKSVSLTALGNLTVSMSRADVGRMVVNSRPVNLPYSTEDGKLSLFQRGYFGFVTTNFGLTLKFNWNSHVSLTLPSSYSSATGGLCGNYNGKPGDDLQKPDGTQTTQVNAFGDSWKAGGDPGCTSDCPAGKCPECEPALILRYQKPRYCGIIADKLGPFGQCHSKLDHTSYLTDCVFDLCMYQGHASALCNSLSTFSTSCQEAGAKVESWRTKQFCPPSCGENSHYEVCAPACQLTCSGPTPPAGCDEKAPCTEGCVCDDGFMLSHDKCVPLAECGCQYEGQYYQNGQVFYPQESCDTRCVCSEGGQVQCDPKFSCSANEVCVVKGGVASCSPKSIGSCSVSGVRNVRSFDGQVSPLWGNCLFKLAEVEEEDGGMEAFSVFVEQQTNKDGTVYRSVALQVYGIEITMESGAVWEIKVDDIIVALPVSLADRRVRANQNGIHIIIETDFDLKLTYDSLAGVILQIPSTYSGLPRGLCGNYNGKPSDDLPPAAGKEPGDPSAAWAVANNSSPCDTSCGAGSCPKPDELKVPEAKKACDIIKAQQGPFAGCHSTVSPTPNYDACVREMSTEKGGADTLCRHIQNYVTACQLAGTTISKWRNDSFCPMKCPERSHYELCSSSCSSTCASLEETGPCLACQEGCQCDGDLMSDGVRCVPVEECGCVVDGQYYGAGKSIVQEDCSETCVCQSGIFSCSATSCKPDEECRNNNGTLGCLSKDPCAEVECRVKEHCEVSEGQGVCVPDSKALCWCFGDPHYETFDGFSYSFQGTCSYVLVNTTGLDPSLPKVTVTTKNELRGNLKGSFVRSATVEMLGHQITIPNTGGRVLLVDGIKTELPVVLEGGSISITQSGIKAIIQTDIGVEVTFDWVTLVMVSLSSSYFGNVAGLCGNYNGKKKDELTTASGLPAVNLTQWAGSWSIEDHDPFCYHYCEDKCPQCSEEDRIRYSGPKYCGILSDKNGPFSGCHGSVPIAEIVSDCLYDVCISGGQREVLCEALSSYLAKCQEAGASVSPWRQLGNCSVPCPAHSQYKLCGSACPPTCGPPPAVCPKVCVEGCFCDPGFVLSGKECVVKEEGCGCSRGKRYYPPGATFWSNALCEEKCVCDAATQKVKCKRAGCGPGEKCGVVNGVQGCHA; translated from the exons ATGGAAATAAAGCCATTGTGTTTGGCTGTCTGTGCTGTACTCTTGGCAG TGTGTCATGGCTGTTCTACAGGAAAGGAGTTCATCACCACATTTCTTCCCAACGCAAGGAGTGATGGTCAAAATGACCATAGTCTCCATGTGGTTCTGACTGCTCTGGGCTCTGAAGCCGATGTTCACATACAG GTGGCTTCGATAGCGTTCAACAAGCAGCTGACCCTCTCGCCAGGTGAAAGCCGTTGGGTTTCTCTGCCTAGTGGATCCGAGCTGCAGAGTGAATTTGTCAATGCCAACTCCGCGGTTCGAATCTCCTCCAGTACCGCGATCTCTGTGGTCTCTTTCAACCGCCGCATCGCCACAGGAGATGGCGCGGTGGTTTCCCCAACCAAAGAGCTGGGTACTGACTACTTTGTGTTCACACCGCCAGCACACAGCAACGGCATGGACAGTGTGTTTGCTATCGTCAATGGCAATAACCAGAACCAGATCACCATCATACCTGATGCCAATGTAAGGCTAACAGGAGGGACCAGGTGGCAGCGGGGGACGGCGGTGACCATTGTCCTTGCACCCTATGCCTCCTACCTGGTAAGGAGTCGAAACTCTTTGACAGGCACACAGATTCGCTCCCAGCAGCCTGTGGCTGTCCTGGCGGGCCACCAGTGTCTGTCGCTGGGTGGGAGGTGTGAACACGTGTATGAACAGCTCCCCACTGTTGCAAGCCTGGGTATGGAATATATAGTACCCAGGGCCAGCAATGGTAGGGCCACAAACTTTGCAGTGATAGTAGCAGTTGAAGACAACACCGTGGTGACGCTGCAGAGGTCCCTGCACTCGAGCAAACA GAGGCTACAGACCGCTGGGGTCGTCACCATTATTAAACTGTTATCAACAGAGTCACTGGTTGTCAAGAGTGACAAGAAAGTTATGGTGCTTCTTCTCAGCAACAACCGGCCATTTGACCCTTTTCTAATAACGTTGACCCCTACCGACAAATTTGCCACTGGTTGGGCGGTCGAGACAATGGGTGGACTTCCCAGCACTGTTGTTATCCTGTCAGAGAAGGAGGGGGCCGGCAGTGTGAAAGTCTGTGTAAAGGAGGGACAGTGCCACTCACCTAAGTGGCAAAACCTCTTGTCAGATAAGAAGTGGGTGTGGTCCAACGTTGCAGTGGGGACTCTTCAGAGTCACGTGACAGTGGAAGGGGACACCCGTATGGCAGTCTACGCCTATGGTGGTAAACATCGCCATGCATATGGCATTGCTGGAGTTTGTTCTGAAG AGACGCTCCTCCCTCCAACACCCACGGATCCCTGTGAACAGGTCAAATGTGGTAAAAAAGAAAGTTGTGTGAAGGGCAAATGCGTCTATGTTTCTACGGCAACATGCCATGCGGTCGGTGACCCCCACTACTTGACATTTGATGGCCGACGCTTTAATTTCCAG GGTACCTGCAGTTACGTTATGACAACAGTTGTGAAGACCACATCCGACCTTCTGCCTTTCACTGTGACAACCACAAACAACCACCGTGGCAACACCCGAGTTGCATTTGTGAGGAGCGTTACTGTCAGTGTTCAAAAACAGACCATAGTCATCGGCAGTCAAAGAGGACAAGTACAG GTGAATGGAGAGCTTCAGTACTTGCCAGTCAGTTTGATGGACGGCAAGGTCTCCATAAAGCAGAGTGGGATCTATGCTTCACTCACCACAGACTTTGGGCTGAGTGTCAAGTATGACTGGAACATGCAACTGTACATCACAGTGCCATCTTCCTACTATCAACACCTTGGAGGCCTGTGTGGAAACTACAATGGAGACAGGAGCGACGACCTACCCGAACCAAAAG GCTCCAGTGTATCTGCTGTGCTGAGCATGATCCAGAAGTGGAAGACCAATACGTCCGACCTCTTCTGTCACGATAACTGTGCCGGTGACTGTCCTGAGTGTTCAGACAAGCAGCAGGCCCACTTCACCCGTCCCAACTTCTGTGGGATTCTGACAAAGACAGATGGGCCATTTTCAGCCTGCCACGATAAGGTCGACCCCTCTATGTATCTGGACAACTGTGTGTACGATGTCTGTGTCAACAAAG GTGCCAAACAGATTCTCTGTGATAACGTGAAGAGTTATGCTGATGCCTGCATGTCAGAGGATGTGAAGGTCAACCCTCAGTGGAGAATGATCACCAAATGCT taCTTTCCTGTCCCAAAGGTAGCCATTATGAGGCCTGTGGGTCCCCCTGCCCTGCCTCCTGTGTGTCCCCGGACTCGGAGAAGCTGTGTAAAGGCCCCTGTGTGGAGGGGTGCCGGTGTGATAAAGGACTGGTGCTAAGTGGAGACAG ATGTGTTCCTCTGAGTAGCTGCGGATGTCAGTATGAGGGCAGATATTACCCAGCAGCCTCCACTTTCTGGGGTGATAACACTTGCACCACCAAGTGTATATGCCTTGGAGGGAAGGCCAAG TGCAAACCAGCCACGTGTAAGAAGACTGAGCACTGTGCCTTGGAGGGCGGAGTCAGGGACTGCTACCCGACATCCTACGCGACATGCCAAGGCTCTGGAGACCCCCACTACCAAAGCTTTGACGGACGGCGGTTTAATTTCCAGGGCACTTGCACCTACATCCTGTCTCAAGTCACCAAGGGATTAGACCAGGACCTGGAGCCGTTTCAAGTTCTGGTCCAAAATGAGAACAGAGGCCGTAACAAGGCTGTGGCTTTCACCAAGTCCGTCTCTCTTACCGCGTTGGGTAACCTCACTGTCAGCATGAGTCGAGCCGATGTGGGGAGAATGGTG GTGAACAGCCGCCCTGTGAACCTGCCTTACTCCACTGAAGATGGAAAGCTCTCCCTGTTCCAGCGAGGCTACTTCGGCTTTGTCACCACAAATTTCGGACTGACGCTCAAATTCAACTGGAACAGCCACGTCAGCTTGACTTTACCAAGTTCATACTCTTCTGCTACTGGTG GCTTGTGTGGAAACTACAATGGAAAACCTGGCGATGACTTACAGAAACCTGATGGCACCCAGACTACACAAGTGAACGCCTTTGGAGACAGCTGGAAG GCAGGAGGAGACCCTGGCTGCACCAGTGACTGTCCTGCTGGTAAATGTCCAGAGTGTGAGCCGGCGCTGATATTACGTTACCAAAAGCCGCGCTACTGCGGCATCATCGCTGACAAGCTGGGACCGTTTGG ACAGTGTCACAGTAAACTGGACCACACCTCCTACCTCACAGACTGCGTTTTTGATTTGTGCATGTATCAAGGCCATGCCTCCGCCCTGTGCAACAGCCTATCAACTTTCAGCACCTCGTGTCAAGAGGCGGGAGCCAAAGTGGAGAGTTGGAGAACCAAACAATTCTGTC CTCCGTCGTGTGGGGAGAACAGTCACTACGAGGTTTGTGCCCCCGCCTGCCAGCTGACCTGCAGCGGCCCGACGCCGCCAGCTGGCTGTGACGAGAAGGCGCCCTGCACAGAAGGCTGTGTGTGCGACGACGGATTCATGCTGAGTCACGACAAGTGTGTACCACTAGCCGAGTGTGGCTGTCAGTACGAGGGACAGTATTATCAAAATGGACAG GTGTTCTACCCACAAGAGTCATGTGACAcccggtgtgtgtgttcagagggTGGGCAAGTACAGTGTGATCCGAAATTCAGCTGTTCGGCCAATGAGGTGTGTGTTgtgaaagggggcgtggcctcctgTTCTCCCAAGAGCATCGGGTCCTGTTCTGTGAGCGGGGTCAGAAACGTCAGATCCTTTGACGGACAG GTGTCTCCTCTGTGGGGGAACTGCTTGTTCAAATtggcagaggtggaggaggaggatggagggatggaagcCTTCTCTGTGTTTGTAGAGCAGCAAACCAACAAGGACGGCACAGTTTATCGCAGTGTGGCGCTCCAGGTTTACGGCATAGAAATCACTATGGAGAGTGGGGCTGTTTGGGAAATCAAG GTTGATGACATCATAGTTGCCCTTCCCGTGTCACTGGCTGACAGACGAGTGCGAGCAAATCAAAACGGCATCCACATCATAATTGAAACTGACTTTGATCTAAAGCTGACCTACGACAGTCTTGCGGGTGTGATCCTACAAATCCCATCCACCTATAGCGGCTTGCCACGTGGTCTCTGCGGCAACTACAACGGCAAGCCATCCGACGACCTGCCACCCGCGGCAGGCAAGGAGCCAGGGGACCCATCGGCAGCTTGGGCTGTAGCCAACAACAGTAGCCCTTGTGACACGAGCTGTGGCGCCGGTTCCTGCCCTAAACCAGATGAACTGAAGGTGCCGGAAGCTAAAAAggcctgtgacatcatcaaggcCCAGCAGGGCCCATTTGCAGGTTGCCACTCAACAGTGTCCCCGACTCCCAACTACGATGCGTGTGTCAG GGAGATGTCCACAGAAAAAGGGGGCGCAGACACCTTGTGTCGTCACATCCAGAATTATGTCACAGCCTGTCAACTTGCTGGCACCACGATAAGCAAATGGAGGAACGACTCTTTCTGTC CTATGAAGTGTCCAGAAAGGAGTCACTATGAGCTgtgctcctcttcctgctcctccacatGCGCCTCTCTGGAGGAGACGGGGCCCTGCCTGGCGTGCCAGGAAGGCTGCCAGTGTGACGGTGACCTCATGTCCGATGGAGTCCGCTGTGTTCCTGTTGAAGAATGTGGCTGCGTGGTGGATGGACAATATTACGGG GCGGGTAAATCAATAGTACAGGAGGACTGTTCGGAGACTTGTGTCTGCCAGTCTGGAATCTTCAGCTGCAGCGCCACGAGCTGCAAACCGGACGAGGAATGTCGCAACAACAACGGAACCCTCGGCTGCCTCTCCAAAG ACCCTTGTGCCGAGGTTGAGTGCAGGGTGAAGGAGCACTGTGAGGTGTCAGAAGGCCAAGGAGTGTGTGTTCCTGATTCCAAGGCCCTGTGCTGGTGTTTCGGCGATCCGCACTACGAGACATTCGACGGTTTCAGCTACTCCTTCCAGGGAACCTGCAGCTACGTCCTCGTCAACACCACAG GTCTTGACCCCTCCCTGCCAAAAGTAACTGTGACCACTAAGAATGAGCTCCGAGGGAACCTCAAAGGTTCCTTTGTGCGTTCAGCCACTGTGGAGATGTTGGGCCATCAAATAACCATCCCAAACACCGGCGGCCGTGTCCTATTG GTTGACGGTATTAAGACGGAGCTTCCCGTGGTTCTTGAAGGAGGCAGCATTTCCATAACACAATCTGGAATTAAAGCGATAATCCAGACTGATATCGGCGTCGAAGTTACTTTTGATTGGGTCACACTTGTCATGGTGTCCCTCAGCAGCAGCTACTTCGGTAACGTTGCTGGACTCTGCGGAAACTACAACGGCAAAAAGAAGGATGAACTTACAACGGCAAGCGGCCTTCCGGCTGTTAACTTGACGCAGTGGGCGGGGTCGTGGAGCATCGAGGACCACGACCCATTCTGCTACCATTACTGTGAAGACAAGTGTCCTCAGTGCTCGGAGGAGGACCGCATAAG GTACTCTGGTCCAAAGTACTGTGGGATCTTGAGTGACAAGAATGGGCCTTTctctggttgccatggcagcgtGCCCATAGCCGAGATCGTGTCGGACTGTTTGTACGACGTCTGCATCAGTGGAGGGCAGCGAGAAGTACTGTGTGAGGCGCTGAGCAGCTACCTCGCAAAGTGCCAGGAGGCTGGGGCGTCTGTGTCGCCATGGAGACAACTGGGCAACTGCT CTGTTCCGTGTCCAGCCCACAGCCAATACAAGCTGTGCGGCTCGGCGTGTCCCCCCACCTGTGGCCCCCCGCCGGCCGTTTGCcccaaagtgtgtgtggaaGGCTGCTTCTGTGACCCGGGATTCGTGCTCAGTGGGAAAGA GTGTGTTGTCAAGGAGGAGGGCTGCGGCTGTAGCCGCGGCAAACGTTACTACCCGCCAGGAGCCACGTTCTGGTCCAACGCGCTGTGTGAGGAGAAATGTGTGTGCGACGCAGCAACCCAGAAGGTGAAATGCAAGCGGGCGGGCTGTGGACCCGGAGAGAAGTGCGGCGTGGTGAACGGAGTCCAGGGCTGTCACGCCTAA